Below is a window of bacterium DNA.
CGTATGATCTGCAGGCCGATTGCCTGTGGGGGTGGCAACGCCCGAACCAACGTTGGCCACAGGTACTGGCCTTTCTCAAAGGGGTTCGCCGTCGTTACCCCGCTCATATCCGGCTCTACATCATCTTGGACAACCGCAAGAGCCACAAGACGAAAGACGTGCTCAGATGGGTTCGCCAACACAACATCCGGCTGATGTTCACACCGAACTATTGTTCCTGGCTTAACCCCATCGAGTGCCAGTTCACGTCGCTGCGCAAGTTCGCTCTAAGCACGCGCTACTTCGAAAACCACACCCAACAGGGCTGCGCGATTCAAGCCTATATGCGTTACCGGAATCGCGCGAAGCTGACTCAGAAAGTCCGACATCGAGACATGCGAGTCAACTTTCTGTTGGTCGGCACTAGGATATGTTGTGATCGTTATTCCGCATCGTGATCTTTTCGCCCGGGGAGCTATGACGAATCACTTCTACCGCCTGGGGCACTTCCTGCTTGACAGAGATGAAGTGGACAAAATACGGAGTGCGACGGATTGGTTCAGCGTGAAATGAACTGACGATACATATCCTAAACCATTCAGACAACAATACACCGAAAACCCTCAAGCATCTACATCATGAGCCGGACCATTGCGAAAGATGAAAGATTTCGCTATACTATATCAATTGACCGGCTTTCTATCCCTTTTTGGCAGCGGTGCCGGAGCTGGAAAATTCTGCGTACAGTTCACAGGGGATCCTGCAATGCTATTATCTCACCTCTCGCGTCGATCAAGACCTTGCCAATCCCGACTCTTGACACAGATTTACCTTTCCAAAGATGACCAT
It encodes the following:
- a CDS encoding transposase, which codes for YDLQADCLWGWQRPNQRWPQVLAFLKGVRRRYPAHIRLYIILDNRKSHKTKDVLRWVRQHNIRLMFTPNYCSWLNPIECQFTSLRKFALSTRYFENHTQQGCAIQAYMRYRNRAKLTQKVRHRDMRVNFLLVGTRICCDRYSAS